A window of Frankiaceae bacterium contains these coding sequences:
- a CDS encoding fumarylacetoacetate hydrolase family protein — translation MRWCSWTGEEGGTGRLGALRERDGEEWLLDVASWAASREATAPADLVDLLEASEATQQRVTELVETANDDSPGWLRPASVRMLAPLRAPNSLRDFLAFRDHVERGAARRGTTVPEPWDRLPVYYKGNRRSISGDGDEVAWPSYTERLDYECEIAAVVGRGGRDLSEDDARAAIFGYVVMNDWSARDIQRDEMACWLGPAKAKDFNTSFGPVLVTADEWDPEDDHEMTVTVDAEVWSRGTTAGRRWTFAQMLAHVSRDEDVYPTDVLGSGTFGGGCGLDIDRWLAPGQTVTLAVEGLGTLTNRVVR, via the coding sequence GTGCGGTGGTGTTCGTGGACCGGCGAGGAGGGCGGGACGGGGCGGCTCGGCGCGCTCCGTGAGCGCGACGGCGAGGAGTGGCTGCTCGACGTCGCGAGCTGGGCGGCGAGCCGCGAGGCGACCGCGCCGGCCGACCTCGTGGACCTGCTGGAGGCGAGCGAGGCGACCCAGCAGCGGGTCACCGAGCTGGTCGAGACCGCGAACGACGACTCCCCCGGCTGGCTCCGCCCGGCGTCCGTACGGATGCTGGCGCCGTTGCGCGCCCCGAACTCGCTGCGCGACTTCCTCGCGTTCCGCGACCACGTCGAGCGCGGCGCGGCCCGGCGCGGCACGACCGTCCCCGAGCCGTGGGACCGGCTGCCCGTCTACTACAAGGGCAACCGCCGCTCCATCTCCGGCGACGGCGACGAGGTGGCGTGGCCGTCGTACACCGAGCGCCTCGACTACGAGTGCGAGATCGCGGCGGTCGTCGGCCGCGGCGGGCGCGATCTGTCCGAGGACGACGCGCGGGCGGCGATCTTCGGCTACGTCGTCATGAACGACTGGTCCGCCCGCGACATCCAGCGCGACGAGATGGCCTGCTGGCTGGGGCCGGCGAAGGCGAAGGACTTCAACACGTCGTTCGGCCCGGTGCTCGTCACCGCGGACGAGTGGGATCCCGAGGACGACCACGAGATGACCGTCACGGTGGACGCCGAGGTCTGGTCGCGCGGGACGACGGCAGGGCGGCGGTGGACGTTCGCGCAGATGCTCGCGCACGTCAGCCGCGACGAGGACGTCTACCCGACGGACGTGCTCGGGTCGGGCACGTTCGGCGGTGGGTGCGGCCTCGACATCGACCGCTGGCTCGCCCCGGGCCAGACGGTCACGCTCGCCGTCGAGGGCCTCGGCACCCTCACGAACCGCGTCGTCCGCTGA
- a CDS encoding homogentisate 1,2-dioxygenase — translation MVMESKGRVAKATHVGIPADLTEEEHGRAAFAGPVSHLYRTIPATAWVDVDGPLRPSAYDLNRLSGEETEVLYNDDLRIRVDRRAEAVPYASRNADGDEIAFVHHGSGVLQTDYGPLPYDAGDYLVIPKGTVHRWVPSGGESFLLVIESAAAVTMPDFGLMGRHAVVDPKVLVTPTPWDEPPADWTGDGDGSWRVRVKRLHAWTTFTYPHNPFTAVGWAGDLAPFRLHTSDIRPVVSARYHLPPSVHTTFRCGRFDVATFVPRPFETDPESLRVPFFHANVDNDEVIFYSRGDFFSRKGIGEGWLSLHPQGAPHGPQPGAAERAAAKETAEELAVMVECTAPLSVSNEAKEAEDPAYTTSWARGMGLVDG, via the coding sequence ATGGTGATGGAGAGCAAGGGCCGCGTCGCGAAGGCGACCCACGTCGGCATCCCGGCGGACCTGACGGAGGAGGAGCACGGCCGCGCGGCGTTCGCGGGGCCGGTGTCGCACCTCTACCGCACGATCCCCGCGACAGCGTGGGTCGACGTGGACGGGCCTCTGCGCCCGAGCGCGTACGACCTCAACCGCCTCTCCGGCGAGGAGACCGAGGTCCTCTACAACGACGACCTGCGCATCCGGGTCGACCGGCGGGCCGAGGCGGTGCCGTACGCCTCGCGCAACGCCGACGGCGACGAGATCGCGTTCGTGCACCACGGCTCGGGCGTGCTGCAGACCGACTACGGCCCGCTGCCGTACGACGCCGGCGACTACCTCGTCATCCCCAAGGGCACGGTGCACCGCTGGGTGCCGTCCGGCGGGGAGTCGTTCCTCCTCGTCATCGAGTCGGCGGCCGCGGTGACGATGCCGGACTTCGGGCTCATGGGACGGCACGCCGTCGTGGACCCGAAGGTGCTGGTCACGCCGACGCCGTGGGACGAGCCGCCCGCGGACTGGACGGGTGACGGCGACGGGAGCTGGCGCGTACGTGTGAAGCGGCTGCACGCGTGGACGACGTTCACCTACCCGCACAACCCGTTCACGGCGGTCGGGTGGGCGGGCGACCTGGCGCCGTTCCGGCTGCACACCTCCGACATCCGGCCGGTGGTGTCGGCGCGGTACCACCTGCCGCCGTCGGTGCACACGACGTTCCGGTGCGGGCGCTTCGACGTGGCGACGTTCGTCCCGCGGCCGTTCGAGACCGACCCGGAGTCGCTGCGGGTGCCGTTCTTCCACGCCAACGTCGACAACGACGAGGTGATCTTCTACAGCCGCGGCGACTTCTTCTCGCGCAAGGGGATCGGCGAGGGGTGGCTGTCGCTGCACCCGCAGGGCGCGCCGCACGGGCCGCAGCCCGGCGCGGCGGAGCGGGCGGCGGCGAAGGAGACGGCCGAGGAGCTGGCCGTCATGGTCGAGTGCACGGCGCCGCTGTCCGTGAGCAACGAGGCGAAGGAGGCGGAGGACCCGGCGTACACGACCTCGTGGGCGCGCGGGATGGGCCTGGTCGACGGGTGA
- a CDS encoding PD-(D/E)XK nuclease family protein: MTAIDERPALATLSPSRGSDFKSCPLKYRLRVVDRLPEAPTRDATRGTVVHAVLEQLFDLPASERTIERAGDLLAPAWERIAAAEPDVAALFEADDPDLVAWLESARVLLGNYFALEDPARLEPAERELYVTHELPELGVRLHGYVDRLDRSPTGRVRVVDYKTGKAPGVAYEASALFQLKFYALLLWRSEGVIPEALRLIYLGDVVTVDYRPDEDELRRFERTLVALWQAIKRANDTGDWRPRRSALCGWCSFQAYCPEFGGTIPDLPPPRAEPVAEPVAQTGPENVPA; the protein is encoded by the coding sequence ATGACCGCGATCGACGAGCGTCCGGCGCTCGCCACCCTCAGCCCGTCACGGGGCAGCGACTTCAAGTCGTGCCCTCTGAAGTACCGGCTGCGCGTGGTGGACCGGCTGCCCGAGGCCCCCACGCGCGACGCCACGCGCGGGACGGTCGTGCACGCGGTCCTGGAGCAGCTGTTCGACCTGCCGGCGTCCGAGCGCACGATCGAGCGGGCGGGCGACCTCCTCGCACCCGCGTGGGAACGCATCGCGGCCGCCGAGCCCGACGTCGCCGCGCTGTTCGAGGCGGACGACCCCGACCTGGTCGCCTGGCTCGAGTCGGCGCGGGTGCTCCTCGGCAACTACTTCGCCCTCGAGGACCCGGCCCGCCTCGAGCCCGCGGAACGGGAGCTCTACGTCACCCACGAACTGCCCGAGCTGGGCGTACGCCTGCACGGCTACGTCGACCGCCTCGACCGATCGCCCACCGGGCGCGTCCGGGTCGTCGACTACAAGACGGGCAAGGCGCCCGGGGTGGCGTACGAGGCGAGCGCGCTGTTCCAGCTCAAGTTCTACGCGCTGCTGCTGTGGCGCTCCGAGGGGGTCATCCCCGAGGCGCTGCGGCTGATCTACCTGGGCGACGTCGTCACGGTCGACTACCGGCCCGACGAGGACGAGCTGCGCCGGTTCGAGCGCACGCTGGTCGCGCTGTGGCAGGCGATCAAGCGGGCCAACGACACCGGCGACTGGCGGCCGCGGCGGTCCGCGCTCTGCGGCTGGTGCAGCTTCCAGGCGTACTGCCCCGAGTTCGGCGGCACGATCCCCGACCTGCCACCGCCGCGGGCGGAGCCGGTCGCCGAGCCGGTGGCTCAGACAGGTCCGGAGAACGTCCCCGCGTAA
- a CDS encoding ABC transporter ATP-binding protein, protein MRRGGTTIDATATPGTTTTSAAARAVGASKVYGHGDTQVTALHDVTVDFERGRFTAIMGPSGSGKSTLMHCLAGLDDLSAGKVYVGDVDLTTLDERRLTTLRRDKIGFVFQAFNLIPTLSALENITLPAALAGREPDRAWLDTVIATVGLGDRLTHRPSELSGGQQQRVAVARALAGRPDIVFADEPTGNLDSRSGAEILSFARQAVDDLGQTIVMVTHDPGAAAYADRVVFLADGRIVDELADPTAERVLDRMKSLEG, encoded by the coding sequence ATGAGACGAGGAGGCACGACGATCGACGCGACCGCGACCCCAGGGACGACCACGACGAGCGCCGCCGCGCGCGCCGTCGGCGCGTCGAAGGTGTACGGCCACGGCGACACCCAGGTCACGGCGCTGCACGACGTGACGGTCGACTTCGAGCGCGGCCGCTTCACCGCGATCATGGGCCCGTCCGGCTCCGGCAAGTCGACGCTCATGCACTGCCTCGCCGGCCTCGACGACCTCAGCGCCGGCAAGGTCTACGTCGGCGACGTCGACCTCACGACCCTCGACGAACGCCGCCTCACGACGCTGCGCCGCGACAAGATCGGCTTCGTCTTCCAGGCGTTCAACCTCATCCCCACGCTGTCCGCGCTGGAGAACATCACGCTCCCCGCCGCCCTCGCGGGCCGCGAGCCGGACCGCGCCTGGCTCGACACGGTCATCGCGACCGTCGGCCTCGGCGACCGGCTCACCCACCGCCCCAGCGAGCTGTCGGGCGGCCAGCAGCAGCGCGTCGCCGTCGCGCGGGCGCTGGCCGGGCGGCCCGATATCGTGTTCGCCGACGAGCCCACCGGCAACCTCGACTCCCGCTCCGGCGCGGAGATCCTCAGCTTCGCGCGCCAGGCCGTCGACGACCTCGGCCAGACGATCGTCATGGTCACGCACGACCCGGGCGCGGCGGCGTACGCCGACCGCGTCGTCTTCCTCGCCGACGGCCGCATCGTCGACGAGCTGGCCGACCCCACGGCCGAGCGCGTCCTCGACCGGATGAAGAGCCTCGAGGGCTGA
- a CDS encoding FtsX-like permease family protein, which yields MFRIALKGLLARKLRLFTTSLAVLLGVAFMAGTLVLTDTIGRTFDSIFAEATAGTDAVVRGKSAISLDFGTQRARVPATIVDTVRGVDGVADAEGLVEGYAQIVGRDGKAVGDPGQGAPTFGRNWLTVPALNPFRLVEGDPPAADDEVVLDRFTAGEAGVGIGDTATVLVEKGPQRVRVVGIATFGDADGSGGPTHVMWTGAAAQRLVGEPGSYDSVAAVADPGVSQEALRDRLAAAVPGDTEVITGEELTEENQSIVRKALGFFSTFLLTFAIVALLVGSFMIHNTFTIIVAQRGREMALMRAVGASRRQVLTGVLMEAVAVGLLASVLGMFAGIGIAAGLKGVLAGFGIDIPAGGIVFTAKTAVMSLIAGLGVSVASAYFPARRASKVPPVAAMRDLAFEHTGGSRRRTIVGATITAIGALLLFNGLFGDAGNALANVGAGAVVIFFGVAVLGPVFARPVSRLIGAPLPRLRGVTGRLARENAMRNPKRTASTAAALMIGVGLVGFITIFAASAKTSINESIDKAFTGDFVVDSGTFGFGGLSPELAASLKKLPEVRAAAGFRMGQAKIDGGTRYLGAVDPEEFGQIIDLDIAEGSFEDLRGDTFAVDTATARDQKWKVGTEVPAQFAHTGDKTLRLAAIYRRVDAGGQYLLPLETYAANFGQQFDARVFVSRAEGVTPEAARKAVEAVTAAYPNATLQDQTEFKEAQSAQINQMLGLIYVMLALAIVIAFLGIMNTLALSIFERTRELGLLRAVGMTRRQLRSAVRWEAVIIALFGTLLGLVVGLFFGWSLVQALKDSGIHKLTVPTGQLLFIVLIGALAGVAAAALPGRRAARLDVLKAITTE from the coding sequence ATGTTCCGGATCGCGCTCAAGGGCCTGCTGGCCCGCAAGCTACGGCTGTTCACGACGTCGCTCGCCGTCCTGCTCGGCGTCGCGTTCATGGCCGGCACGCTCGTGCTCACCGACACCATCGGCCGTACGTTCGACTCGATCTTCGCCGAGGCCACCGCCGGCACCGACGCCGTCGTCCGCGGCAAGTCCGCGATCAGTCTCGACTTCGGCACGCAGCGCGCCCGGGTCCCCGCGACCATCGTCGACACGGTGCGCGGCGTCGACGGCGTGGCCGACGCCGAGGGGCTGGTCGAGGGGTACGCCCAGATCGTCGGCCGCGACGGCAAGGCCGTGGGCGACCCGGGTCAGGGCGCGCCGACGTTCGGCCGCAACTGGCTGACCGTCCCCGCGCTCAACCCGTTCCGCCTCGTGGAGGGCGACCCCCCTGCCGCCGACGACGAGGTCGTGCTCGACCGGTTCACCGCGGGCGAGGCGGGCGTCGGCATCGGTGACACCGCGACCGTGCTCGTGGAGAAGGGCCCGCAGCGGGTCAGGGTGGTCGGCATCGCGACGTTCGGCGACGCCGACGGCAGCGGCGGCCCGACGCACGTCATGTGGACCGGCGCCGCCGCGCAGCGTCTCGTCGGCGAGCCCGGTTCGTACGACTCCGTCGCCGCGGTCGCCGACCCCGGCGTCAGCCAGGAGGCGCTGCGCGACAGGCTCGCCGCCGCGGTGCCCGGCGACACCGAGGTCATCACCGGCGAGGAGCTCACCGAGGAGAACCAGTCGATCGTCCGCAAGGCGCTCGGCTTCTTCAGCACGTTCCTGCTGACGTTCGCGATCGTCGCGCTGCTCGTCGGGTCGTTCATGATCCACAACACGTTCACGATCATCGTGGCGCAGCGCGGCCGCGAGATGGCGCTCATGCGCGCCGTCGGCGCCAGCCGCCGCCAGGTGCTCACCGGCGTGCTCATGGAGGCCGTCGCGGTCGGGCTGCTGGCGTCGGTGCTCGGCATGTTCGCGGGCATCGGCATCGCCGCCGGGCTCAAGGGCGTGCTGGCGGGGTTCGGCATCGACATTCCCGCGGGCGGCATCGTGTTCACCGCCAAGACGGCGGTCATGTCGCTCATCGCCGGTCTCGGCGTCAGCGTGGCGTCGGCGTACTTCCCCGCGCGCCGCGCGTCCAAGGTGCCGCCGGTCGCGGCCATGCGCGACCTCGCGTTCGAGCACACCGGCGGCTCCCGGCGGCGCACGATCGTCGGCGCGACGATCACCGCGATCGGGGCGCTGCTGCTCTTCAACGGCCTGTTCGGCGACGCAGGCAACGCCCTCGCCAACGTCGGCGCCGGCGCGGTCGTCATCTTCTTCGGCGTCGCCGTGCTCGGGCCGGTGTTCGCCAGGCCGGTCAGCAGGCTCATCGGCGCGCCGCTCCCCCGCCTGCGCGGCGTCACGGGCCGCCTCGCCCGCGAGAACGCCATGCGCAACCCCAAGCGCACGGCCTCCACCGCCGCCGCGCTCATGATCGGCGTCGGGCTCGTCGGGTTCATCACGATCTTCGCCGCGTCGGCCAAGACCTCGATCAACGAGAGCATCGACAAGGCGTTCACCGGCGACTTCGTCGTCGACAGCGGGACGTTCGGGTTCGGCGGCCTCAGCCCCGAGCTGGCCGCCTCGCTCAAGAAGCTGCCCGAGGTACGCGCCGCGGCCGGGTTCCGCATGGGCCAGGCGAAGATCGACGGCGGCACGCGCTACCTCGGCGCCGTCGACCCGGAGGAGTTCGGGCAGATCATCGACCTCGACATCGCCGAGGGCAGCTTCGAGGACCTGCGCGGCGACACATTTGCCGTCGACACCGCCACCGCGCGCGACCAGAAGTGGAAGGTCGGCACCGAGGTCCCCGCGCAGTTCGCGCACACCGGCGACAAGACGTTGCGGCTCGCCGCGATCTACCGGCGGGTCGACGCGGGCGGGCAGTACCTCCTGCCGCTGGAGACGTACGCCGCCAACTTCGGCCAGCAGTTCGACGCGCGCGTGTTCGTCAGCAGGGCCGAGGGCGTCACCCCCGAGGCCGCAAGGAAGGCCGTCGAGGCGGTCACCGCCGCGTACCCCAACGCCACGCTGCAGGACCAGACGGAGTTCAAGGAGGCGCAGTCCGCGCAGATCAACCAGATGCTCGGGCTGATCTACGTGATGCTCGCGCTCGCCATCGTCATAGCGTTCCTCGGGATCATGAACACCCTCGCCTTGTCGATATTCGAGCGCACCCGCGAGCTCGGCCTGCTCCGCGCCGTCGGGATGACCCGCCGCCAGCTGCGGTCGGCGGTGCGGTGGGAGGCCGTCATCATCGCGCTGTTCGGGACGCTGCTCGGGCTGGTCGTCGGGCTGTTCTTCGGCTGGTCGCTGGTGCAGGCGCTCAAGGACAGCGGCATCCACAAGCTGACGGTGCCGACCGGGCAGCTGCTGTTCATCGTGCTCATCGGCGCGCTCGCCGGCGTGGCGGCGGCGGCGCTGCCGGGCAGGCGCGCGGCGCGGCTCGACGTGCTCAAGGCGATCACGACGGAGTGA
- a CDS encoding class II aldolase/adducin family protein gives MPKEPAMPSILPSNRPELQYLSMPTFANVEEERLHRKQRLAAGFRLFSKFGFEEGIAGHITARDPEFPDHFWVNPFAMPFSQIRVSDLILVNHEGEVVDGKHPVNAAAFAIHSQVHAARPDCVAAAHSHSIHGKAFSALGMELEPITQDVTAFYGHHALFDDYTGVVLDVEEGKRIAHALGDNKAVILRNHGLLTVGTTVDAAVWWFVTMERSCQAQLLAMAAGPRVLIDADQAGKTHKQVGSEIAGWISFQPLYARIVREQPDLLD, from the coding sequence ATGCCCAAGGAGCCCGCGATGCCGTCGATCCTGCCGTCGAACCGCCCCGAGCTGCAGTACCTCTCGATGCCGACGTTCGCGAACGTCGAGGAGGAACGGCTGCACCGCAAGCAGCGGCTGGCCGCGGGGTTCCGCCTGTTCTCGAAGTTCGGCTTCGAAGAGGGCATCGCCGGCCACATCACGGCGCGCGACCCCGAGTTCCCCGACCACTTCTGGGTCAACCCGTTCGCGATGCCGTTCTCGCAGATCCGGGTCAGCGACCTGATCCTCGTCAACCACGAGGGCGAGGTCGTCGACGGCAAGCACCCGGTCAACGCCGCCGCGTTCGCCATCCACTCGCAGGTGCACGCCGCCCGCCCCGACTGTGTCGCGGCCGCGCACTCGCACTCGATCCACGGCAAGGCGTTCAGCGCGCTCGGCATGGAGCTGGAGCCGATCACGCAGGACGTGACGGCGTTCTACGGCCACCACGCGCTGTTCGACGACTACACCGGCGTCGTCCTCGACGTCGAGGAGGGCAAGCGCATCGCGCACGCCCTCGGTGACAACAAGGCCGTCATCCTCCGCAACCACGGCCTGCTCACCGTCGGGACGACGGTCGACGCGGCGGTGTGGTGGTTCGTGACGATGGAGCGCTCCTGCCAGGCGCAGCTGCTCGCCATGGCCGCCGGGCCGCGGGTGCTCATCGACGCCGACCAGGCGGGCAAGACGCACAAGCAGGTCGGCAGCGAGATCGCCGGGTGGATCTCGTTCCAGCCGCTGTACGCCCGCATCGTCCGCGAGCAGCCCGACCTCCTCGACTGA